Proteins found in one Hemibagrus wyckioides isolate EC202008001 linkage group LG23, SWU_Hwy_1.0, whole genome shotgun sequence genomic segment:
- the gdap1 gene encoding ganglioside-induced differentiation-associated protein 1: MAAQDEKESLLKEETGAEMLKNREAAMESSKKKESKLILYHWTQSFSSQKVRLAIAEKGLQCKEYDVSLPLSEHNEPWFMRLNPAGEVPVLVHDDRVICDPTQIMDYLEETFNDEKTPKLIPETGSTYYHRVQHYRELLDSLPMDAYTHGCILHPELTVDSHIPAYANTRIRAQIGNTESELKKLAEENPELKDAYISKQRRLKTKLFDHDNVKYLKKILDELEKVMDQVETELQRRAEETPEEGTQQSWLCGEFFSMADVSLAVTLHRLNFLGLSRRYWGNGTRLNLESYYDRVLERPTFRRVLGHVNNILISAVLPTAFRVARKRAPTFIGTTVLIGLLGGATYLAFLYFKKRLLVS, from the exons ATGGCGGCGCAGGACGAGAAGGAATCACTCCTTAAGGAAGAGACAGGTGCAGAGATGCTCAAAAACAGGGAGGCAGCAATGGAGAGCAGCAAGAAGAAAGAGTCGAAACTGATCCTGTATCACTGGACCCAGTCATTCAGTTCTCAGAAG GTGAGGCTGGCCATAGCTGAGAAGGGTTTGCAGTGTAAGGAGTATGACGTGAGCTTGCCTCTGAGCGAGCACAACGAGCCATGGTTCATGCGTCTGAACCCAGCCGGCGAGGTTCCTGTTCTGGTACACGATGATCGTGTCATCTGTGACCCTACGCAGATCATGGATTACTTAGAGGAAACTTTCAACGATG AGAAAACTCCAAAGCTGATTCCAGAGACAGGGAGCACATATTACCACAGGGTCCAGCATTATCGGGAACTGCTGGACTCCCTGCCCATGGACGCCTACACACACGGCTGCATCCTCCATCCTGAGCTCACAGTGGACTCTCACATTCCAGCCTACGCCAACACACGCATCCGCG CACAGATTGGGAACACAGAATCTGAGCTGAAGAAACTGGCAGAAGAAAACCCGGAGCTTAAAGATGCTTATATCTCAAAACAGAGACGCCTCAAA ACAAAGCTGTTCGATCACGACAATGTGAAATATCTGAAGAAGATTCTGGATGAGCTGGAGAAAGTTATGGATCAGGTGGAAACGGAGCTGCAGCGGAGAGCAGAGGAGACACCAG AGGAAGGAACTCAGCAGTCGTGGCTATGCGGCGAGTTTTTCAGCATGGCCGACGTTTCGCTCGCCGTCACGCTCCACCGGCTCAATTTCCTAGGCCTCTCGCGTCGTTATTGGGGCAATGGCACGCGGCTCAATCTGGAGTCGTACTACGATCGCGTCCTGGAGCGCCCTACGTTCCGCCGGGTCCTCGGCCATGTCAACAACATCCTCATATCGGCCGTGTTACCAACTGCTTTCAGAGTGGCCAGGAAAAGAGCGCCCACCTTCATAGGGACCACGGTGTTAATCGGATTGTTAGGAGGTGCGACATATTTggctttcctttattttaaaaagcgaCTGCTTGTGTCCTGA
- the jph1a gene encoding junctophilin-1a isoform X3: MTGGRFDFNDGGTYCGGWEGGKAHGHGVCTGPRGQGEYSGAWSYGFEIVGVYTWPSGNTYRGYWAHGKRHGLGVERKGRWEYRGEWSHGFKGRYGVRQTRESPARYDGTWNNGLQDGYGVETYEDGGTYQGQWMGGMRHGYGVRQSVPYGMAMTIRSPLRTSLSSLRSMQSNGAVLLQDEASNVPANTRGGFVLNVYGEKKKQPLVRRGSLFGSLRQLRKSESKSSISSKRSSTRSSAMSRISSSDAEDEEKTDTEDNVDTEEKMDATVTESYAGEWKNDKRSGFGVSERSDGTKYEGEWLMNKRHGYGCTIFQDGTREEGKYKNNVLVRGIKKQLIPLKNPKTKEKVDRAVEGAKRAANIARSKVEIALSRP, translated from the exons ATGACGGGCGGCCGGTTCGACTTCAACGATGGCGGCACTTACTGCGGCGGCTGGGAGGGAGGGAAAGCGCACGGGCACGGCGTGTGCACGGGGCCGCGCGGCCAGGGCGAGTACAGCGGCGCGTGGTCTTACGGCTTTGAGATAGTCGGTGTGTATACATGGCCCAGCGGTAACACGTACCGGGGCTACTGGGCGCACGGCAAGCGGCACGGGCTCGGCGTAGAGCGCAAAGGACGCTGGGAGTACCGAGGTGAGTGGAGTCACGGGTTCAAGGGCCGTTACGGAGTCCGCCAGACCCGGGAGTCACCTGCCAGGTATGATGGCACCTGGAATAACGGACTGCAAGACGGATACGGGGTGGAAACCTACGAGGATGGGG GTACATATCAGGGTCAGTGGATGGGTGGGATGCGTCATGGTTACGGCGTGAGACAGAGCGTCCCGTACGGCATGGCCATGACCATTCGCTCCCCTTTGCGAACTTCTTTATCATCTCTACGAAGCATGCAGAGCAACGGTGCTGTGCTGCTGCAGGATGAGGCGTCCAACGTGCCAGCCAACACACGAGGTGGCTTCGTCTTAAATGTCTACggtgagaagaaaaaacagcCTTTGGTCCGGCGTGGGTCGTTGTTCGGGAGCCTTCGTCAGCTCAGGAAATCCGAATCGAAGAGTTCGATTTCAAGCAAACGTAGCTCAACACGTAGTTCCGCCATGAGCCGAATCAGCTCAAGCGACGCCGAGGACGAGGAGAAGACGGACACAGAGGACAATGTAGACACCGAGGAGAAAATGGACGCCACAGTCACCGAGTCCTATGCAGGCGAGTGGAAAAATGACAAGAGAAGTGGTTTCGGCGTGAGCGAACGCTCTGACGGCACCAAATACGAAGGGGAGTGGTTGATGAACAAGCGGCACGGATACGGCTGCACCATTTTTCAGGACGGAACCCGGGAAGAAGGGAAGTACAAAAATAACGTACTGGTCCGAGGGATAAAGAAGCAGCTCATTCCACTGAAAAATCCCAAAACCAAAGAGAAAGTGGACAGAGCCGTGGAGGGAGCGAAAAGAGCAGCCAACATCGCCAGAAGCAAAGTGGAAATCGCCCTCTCAAG